Proteins from one Cicer arietinum cultivar CDC Frontier isolate Library 1 chromosome 3, Cicar.CDCFrontier_v2.0, whole genome shotgun sequence genomic window:
- the LOC101499561 gene encoding trihelix transcription factor PTL — MEMDDNHHHHHQQHYGITDLRQLMNGPRITSTTTNHFSTAELFPSGNNPTQFDIMMFGRPDIMPPRSLHDFVSTDSVTLPSASTPSLEAVLDSSTGRWPRQETLTLLDIRSRLDSKFKEANQKGPLWDQISRIMYEEHGYQRNGKKCREKFENLYKYYKKTKEGRAGRQDGKHYRFFRQLEALYGTENINNNPSLSSLPENNNNLIFYNNTSQTNIQEMFHSHSLSLTNSTEFYTSSDDDDDDENDHTHSTEGLKENECSMEKKKKRTVSGRRRRSGWKVKIKDFIDSQMKKLVEKQEEWLDKLTKTLEQKEKERVLREQEWKKKEKERLEREQRFWAKERAWIETRDAALMEALQKLTGNEIKTQSFHEGRLNMGGGMNQNEDVNKKRKENSRSNCFYFDDNNVDRSCLYNNNNHHNHRGGSYCDVNDQREEESRRVQRNDDGSNSNVVVAAAESCFPFLMSEGGNLWENYSLKVNKANQNQ; from the exons ATGGAAATGGATGacaatcatcatcatcatcatcaacaacaCTATGGTATCACTGATCTGAGACAACTCATGAATGGACCAAGAATAACATCAACTACAACTAACCATTTCTCCACCGCCGAACTCTTCCCTTCCGGTAACAACCCCACACAATTTGATATCATGATGTTTGGTCGTCCAGACATAATGCCTCCTCGTTCTCTTCATGACTTTGTTTCTACCGATTCTGTTACTCTTCCTTCTGCTTCAACTCCTTCACTTGAAGCTGTTCTTGATTCTTCCACTGGACGATGGCCTAGACAAGAGACTCTCACTCTTCTTGATATCAGATCTCGTCTTGATTCTAAATTCAAAGAAGCTAATCAAAAGGGTCCTCTTTGGGATCAAATTTCTAG GATAATGTATGAAGAACATGGCTACCAGAGAAATGGAAAAAAATGCAGAGAGAAATTTGAGAATCTATACAAATACTACAAGAAAACAAAGGAAGGTAGAGCAGGAAGACAAGATGGAAAACATTATAGATTCTTTCGTCAACTTGAAGCGTTATATGGTACTGAAAACATTAACAATAACCCTTCTTTATCTTCATTACcagaaaacaacaacaaccttATTTTCTACAACAATACTtctcaaacaaatattcaaGAAATGTTTCATTCTCATAGTCTAAGTCTAACAAACTCAACTGAATTTTACACATCatctgatgatgatgatgatgatgaaaacGATCATACTCATAGCACTGAGGGACTGAAAGAGAATGAATGTTCCatggagaagaagaaaaagaggaCGGTgagtggaagaagaagaagaagtggTTGGAAGGTAAAGATAAAAGACTTCATTGATTCACAAATGAAGAAGCTTGTTGAGAAACAAGAGGAATGGTTAGATAAACTAACAAAAACATTGGAacagaaggaaaaggaaa GAGTGTTAAGAGAACAAGAGtggaagaaaaaagagaaagaaaggtTGGAAAGAGAACAAAGATTTTGGGCTAAAGAAAGAGCATGGATTGAAACAAGAGATGCTGCTTTAATGGAAGCTTTGCAAAAATTAACAGGAAATGAGATAAAGACTCAATCTTTTCATGAGGGTCGTTTGAATATGGGAGGTGGAATGAATCAAAATGAAGATGTAAACAAGAAGAGAAAGGAAAATTCAAGaagtaattgtttttattttgatgataacaatgTTGATCGGTCttgtttatataataataataatcatcatAATCATCGTGGTGGTTCTTATTGTGATGTTAATGATCAAAGGGAAGAAGAGAGTAGGAGGGTACAAAGAAATGATGATGGTTCAAATTCTAATGTTGTTGTTGCGGCTGCTGAAAGTTGTTTTCCCTTTTTGATGAGTGAAGGAGGAAATTTGTGGGAGAATTATAGCTTAAAGGTAAATAAAGCAAACCAAAATCAGTGA